Part of the Citrus sinensis cultivar Valencia sweet orange chromosome 2, DVS_A1.0, whole genome shotgun sequence genome, AGTTTGAAGAACATGGACAAGTGCTGGATCAGTTTCCATTTTCTGGAGAGGCACAACCCAGCAGTGTTCTTGAGCTTGCAATTCCTCATTATCAGCCCTTCCGACTGCAGCCTACTCAGCCTAATCTTCAAGATTTCGGTCTTCATTTCCCCACCTTTggtattttatacattttattttaagggaTACTGCTGCAAGTTGATTTAACctcatatatatacatatatattttgaactgatatgtttttttttttttttttcgatgcTGCAGGGTGATTAGGTCTGTGGAAAGTGCTTCTGGGATCAGGAAGAAGAAACAATAGTGCCAcgacaaaatatataaagggACTCTTACATATAgcttataaatatatatacatatgctattgtgtttgtttgttcGAACTCTAAACTTGTTAGTTTAAGTATGCTTATTGAAATGGGTGTTCTTTGTAACTGCACGTTTGCGAAACGAAGTTTTAATTAAACTCCTTTTAGAAACTCAGTGTGAGTCgatttattataaatcaaGAATTTATAATTGCTTACTGATTTCTCAcgcaatatttttattgtatgtCTCCATGGACCTCTAAGCTAGATTAGCGAAGATGACTTGACTAATTGAAGGCGTTTAGGGTAAATGATGATTTGTATTGatgaattcaaagataagatgtaatatgataattgtctcaaaattttatgacatgtacaatttcaagttaaaaaataattcaaaaacaatGTCAATTAAAGGCATTTGATCATTCAGTGAGCGTTCGCACGATGAATTAATGAAGCTCGAATATCTCATTcgataaatttcaaaactagTAGTACACCGATGAACCTAAATAGAtctagttaaaaaaataatactaataataataaaagaagaagaaggaatagATATAAAAGAGCCATTTGGATCAACATGTATGATAactagtaataataattaataactattatttttgaaacagCGAAACACATATATTCCATTTCTTCAAAATAGTacaataatcatcatcaacatcgATTTTCTGCAATCATACTGAAGAATagaaagaaattcaatttacaCAAGAGATATCCctgaacaaaaaatattaattgccCGTAATAAATTAGAGCTCTTCGTAGGAGTTGGGATATATATCCTTAAGCTAGCTAGCTCTTTCATTTTACCATCCACCATCTGGAAGAACCACAACCCTTACAGATCTAAATtcgaataataaaaaaatatcctTTACAAATTCAGATCTAAAGGGGAGTGTTAAGTAGTTATTAGATCTGGGAATGTAAACTAACCaagaatataatattagaGTACGTAATAccaataaaaagtttttttagtcatttttttgttcttaaaagttaaaaaaagcTACTCACAATTAATTAGAAAGTTGATTAATTTCCGTTGATGTGCACAATTCCATTAGTTTAGTAGACTTCAATTCAGAATTCCATGAAcatttttcttgaacttaATTGTTCACGTATCAAAAACAGATTGGTTGAAGGATATTTCACCACACCCCAGAATAATTCATCTTCTAATAactctaattttattaatagtaGTGATATGTACACAACAATTAGTATGACATCTAGTACACCATCactacatgaaaaaaaaacaaatattataagacaaatgaaaattttactacaagacttttttttttttttcagtttgtcTCTTATTAATGTTGTACTAATTgttacaacaatattattattttattagactaaaaaaaattaatgtgaacAAAACAAGTAGATATAGGCCTGTTTGGAATCGTTTTGGAAGGTTTAagagtgattttaaaaagataaaagctaattttggtatttggtaaatatttttaaaaactacttTTAACAAAATCACCATATTTTACAACATATTTTAAACAGTAGGAAATgaataacttttcaaaatctgattttgagaatcacttatatatttaatacCATTCCATATATATCCTCaaacatattataaatttgtaaataattattatatatacacaattaaaaatattttgtatatgtttttataaatttgtaaataaattttattcaacattatatccaatccaattatttatatttttacaacaatttaataataagatttacaAAAAACATATGattgcttttaaattttacagcacttttaaaaatcaattttaccaaatatttaactaattctcttcacaattaattaacaacaattgttttaaaaactataacaCTATCAAACTAACCTATAATACAATTGATGACAACATGAAATCGACATGCTTCCAAACATTTTCCTATAGTGTCACGAAACAagtttctaaataaaataataaacataaaactgcatttaaaatctatttttcaagttttcaattgattagaaaaaaattatatttattttttaatattttgctgGCGACTCTTTGTACCTAAGTTTAAACACGTGGCATTGAGTTTGCATTTTATTGGATGGATGACTCTTTGctaagtttaaaaattatatttattttttaatattttgctaGCGACTCTTTGTAATTGTACCTAAGTTTAAACACGTGACTCATCAGTCGTCACTGACAGCGGCTTTTAACGATTAACACCCTCTAAATCCTTATAACGCCCTTTTcgaattttatttcctaaaataCCCAAAgcttaattgataaaatataaggTTATAGATTAAATTAACTATCTTCTCCTagaattttatctttttttttttacaaattaaaaatattaaatttatctcaacatttttcttattatatgatttttattttcataattttaaattcttataattttaacaaaaatattttataattaaaattaaaaatataaacataaatcatGAATGGTGCGgtgttaaaaatttttatttaaagaataatttatttaagtgtttaattgaatttttattcaaaataaaaaataaattaatttgtgttaggttatttaaataactttaatgaaaaagagaTTTTAGGAGGGATTTCGAGGGTGCCGAACGGCCTACCCGTAAAAGGCTAAgcaatgaaatatttattggGCCCTGGTCCAAATCAGAGCGGATTCTTTACAAACCCAAATAAAAGTCGAAttcatttctcatttgatacTCTTCGAGCTTACAGGTTCTCTTTTGCAAATTCTGTTGCTTCTGAAGAAGACTAAGACGCACGCAGAGAAGGACACCGATCCAGGTTAGTAGCGTTATGATCTCTGTCTCCTATTTTTCTCTCCACTACAACCTCAGCCGTTGATTCACAAATctccaaaattctaaattctcATTCTTCAGTACTGTTTTGGATTTGCAATTAGATCTCAGAtccaataatataaatttcgTATGTTTCTTACATTTTCCTGCATTTTCTCGCCAACTAAACGGGacaaataatttaagtttctCTTACGTGGATCAATTAGATCCTATGTAACTAGAATTGGATCTGATCTCGAGTCTAAGCAATTGAAATATACTATTACTAGATTTGTTGCTCCTTGAGTAAAAGGATATTGTCCGCTACTTTACTACTTTTGGTCATTTCGTTGCTTCACTATGttgtatttgatatttttaatcttatttttcagGTTCTGTTGGTGGtagtttcttcttcttaattCAAGAtggtaatatttttcttcctttgcTGTCAAATTACTCAATGCTTGTGCATTTTTGTGAATTCAATTGCATTATATTAAGCCATATGCGGTTTATAGATATTTTGAGTTGATAAGATCATGCTATTAATGCAAGTTTACTGTAGGCTTGATGCAACCTTTTTTTTGCTAAAGTATAGTGGAATGAAAGAAATCTTTCATGCTTAAAAACACATTTGATGACTTGATGATACTTCAATTGTTATCgcttagtttttgtttttttagcacttttctttttttatttattttcttgaatgTATGAGTAGAATGATCTGTCGGtttattcatttgtttattttgtgtgGAAATTTGTatcttatttatctttttatttgtgatatAGGTTGTTCTTGCTGCTTCTATCGTGTCCAAATCTGGCAAAAGTGAGTTATTTGTTTGTTCTGTGTTCTTTTgctaaaaatcattttgtataAGTAGTTTCCTGCTATTTTTTGTGAAATGGAAATGTGGTCAATGAGAATAATATAGAGGCTTTGAGAAAAAGGAAACGAACATACTTTTAAGATTATTAACATACTAGCCTTGCTAAATTAGAATACAGACTTTGCTAATTGATCTCCTTGGTACTTGTGGACTTTACATAAGAATTGGACACTTAAATGAAATTGTCAGAAAAGGTGGTAAGTGCCTGATCATAAATCTGGTAGGTAATTTTGTttgagattaattaatttaatctctTCTCTTCCCACCACCCGCACCCCTGCTCAAcaaacccccccccccaacctTTCTACCCAACTGCCATATACACACTCTCTGTctattcttttatcttttattaatatttcctGCATACGTGGTAAATATCTATATTGTAAgctttcttgttttcttgttttgtttgcttttctATCACTGTTGTtgacatttttcttaaataattgCAGTTCTTGTCTCTAGGCAGTTTGTGGATATGTCTCGAATCAGGATTGAAGGTCTTCTTGCTGCTTTTCCTAAGTTGGTTGGCACTGGAAAACAGCATACATATGTTGAGACTGAAAATGTGCGCTATGTTTACCAGCCAATAGAAGCTTTGTATCTGCTGCTTGTGACAAACAAACAGAGCAACATCCTTGAAGATTTGGAAACTCTGAGGCTTCTCTCCAAGCTTGTATCCTTCTGCTGGTCTTAGATAATGTCTATTGATTGCTTGTTTAACCTTTCTTGGATGGCTTATAGGTAGATTATTTGTTGTGTTATTGTGTTATTGTGATGGTTTTACTGGTGTGGATTGGGAACTTCCTTTTTTCATGCGTTCACATGTCTAACTGAATACAGTGTATTGTTTGCATGCTGCATgctattttgttttattttttattgttatattttaaaaaaataaaatgtaacagTTGCGTATGTCATCCTGGGATTTTATTGCAATTTATGCAGATCAGAGCTATGTGGTTGATTCCTTAAATTGGTATAGGTACCTGAATATTCATACTCTCTAGATGAGGAGGGTATCTGCAAGACAGCTTTTGAGCTGCTTTTTGCATTCGACGAAGTAATATCCCTTGGGCACAAGGAAAATGTGACTGTTGCACAGGTTAAGCAATACTGTGAGATGGAGAGTCATGAAGAGAAGTTGCACAAGCTTGTGGTGCAGAGCAAGATCAATGAAACCAAGGATGTCATGAAGCGCAAAGCTAGTGAAATTGACAAAAGCAAGGTATTTGTTTTAAGGTTCTGAAGTAGTTCCTTAGGAACTTGTATCTTCTATCGCTCTGTTGTGTCATATAATTTCCTTTTGAAATTGTCATACTTTCTGCAGATTGAAAAGAATAGAGGCGACAAAGGAGGGTTTATGTCCTTACAGTCAATGGGATCAGGAAGAATTGAAAGTAGCTTTAGCGATATGAGTATTTCTAGTGGTGGAGGTGGTTTTGGCAGTGGTTCTGGGTTTGGTTTGGCGACTACTGATGTTGAGACCTTTTCTAGCAAGTCTAAAGGTACGTGTCCTTTTAGTGGAATGAATACTATGCAAGTGCTTTTAAGTATTTGATGTTATAAATTGCTAATTTGTTGTTGATTTCCATAATCTTTTCTGAATCCCTTTGGCAAATAGGTTATACTTCCTCTGTCTTTAAGAAATATGTTTGTTAACTCTTTCTGAACAGCAGTCTTTTACATCtctttatgattttaattgtattattgttTATGAATTAAGAAgctctcttttctttgtatattcttgTATCAGCAGGCCGACCACCTTCATCTGCCAATGCTCCTCCTAAAGGTCTTGGTATGCAACTTGGTAAATCACAAAGGACAAACCAATTCTTGGAATCCCTCAAAGCAGAGGGTGAAGTGATTCTTGAGGATGTGAAGCCTATAGCAGGCCAATCCAGAGCAGCTGCTGCTGCGCCGCCACTGACTGATCCCATCACTTTGACCGTTGAGGAGAAAATCAATGTGAGCCTGAAACGAGATGGTGGAATGAGTAACTTTGATGTCCAAGGAACTTTGTCACTTCAAATTCTTAACCAAGAAGATGGGCTAATCCAAGTTCAGGTACTCTTTTTCCTTCCTGTCTCACtagcaatttatttttcttaatttccaCTGCTTATTCTAAAtggttttgttatttttcttaatttccaCTGCTTATTCTAAATGGTTTTGTTGGTTGACTTGCTTATAAGCTATTTCATCTGTTTTGGTTCTTCCTGCATGGTGATTGTTCTTTATCAAAAGTACTGTTTGGCAATTGCTTGCTGTGGTTCTGTTCTGTTCGAGGGTGCATAATGGGGTAGAGTGTTTTTAGTTTGTACAGTGTTGATGTTCCATTGGAGCATTAACTCGTTAGTTTTGTGGGCCCTTTTGACTGTAAGTATGCCATTAGCCTGTTGGGTTTATAGTTCTTTACAAGACTTAGACACAGCATGCTGCATGTTTATGCCATGTTGTGTGCGAGAATTGCAAGGCAGAATGATCGGTCATTAACTTCTCATGCagattttcatcatttttttgttcCTCGCATTCAATTTTCATGGGTGGTGAAATTTGCTGTTAAGTTGTCTCAAACTTAATCCTCTGCTCTTCATTGCATCTTGCAAAACTATGTGCATTCATTATCAGTTCTGCTCTGCACTTTTCCCAGCCCTATCCTATCTGTTGACCACACTGGAAATTTAGAAAAGGATGAAAATTTATGTCCATACATGTTTTGATAATTGCTTTCGTTGATCTGGTCTGTATCTCTTGCCAATTCAAAAAGGCTTCCGATTTTCTTGTTAAATCTTAAGTTTTGAATATTCAACTTTTCAATGAATGCTGAGAACTATGCCATTAGttg contains:
- the LOC102614683 gene encoding coatomer subunit delta isoform X2 — encoded protein: MVVLAASIVSKSGKILVSRQFVDMSRIRIEGLLAAFPKLVGTGKQHTYVETENVRYVYQPIEALYLLLVTNKQSNILEDLETLRLLSKLVPEYSYSLDEEGICKTAFELLFAFDEVISLGHKENVTVAQVKQYCEMESHEEKLHKLVVQSKINETKDVMKRKASEIDKSKIEKNRGDKGGFMSLQSMGSGRIESSFSDMSISSGGGGFGSGSGFGLATTDVETFSSKSKGRPPSSANAPPKGLGMQLGKSQRTNQFLESLKAEGEVILEDVKPIAGQSRAAAAAPPLTDPITLTVEEKINVSLKRDGGMSNFDVQGTLSLQILNQEDGLIQVQIETGGNPGILFKTHPNMNKELFTHENILGLKDPNRPFPTGQAGDAAGVGLLKWRMQSADESMVPLTINCWPSVSGNETYVSIEYEASTMFDLRNVVISVPLPALREAPSVRQIDGEWRYDSRNSVLEWTILLIDNSNRSGSMEFVVPPADSSSFFPISVRFSATSTYSDLKVVNIIPLRGGAPPKFSQRTVLITENYQVV
- the LOC102614683 gene encoding coatomer subunit delta isoform X1; the protein is MVVLAASIVSKSGKILVSRQFVDMSRIRIEGLLAAFPKLVGTGKQHTYVETENVRYVYQPIEALYLLLVTNKQSNILEDLETLRLLSKLVPEYSYSLDEEGICKTAFELLFAFDEVISLGHKENVTVAQVKQYCEMESHEEKLHKLVVQSKINETKDVMKRKASEIDKSKIEKNRGDKGGFMSLQSMGSGRIESSFSDMSISSGGGGFGSGSGFGLATTDVETFSSKSKAGRPPSSANAPPKGLGMQLGKSQRTNQFLESLKAEGEVILEDVKPIAGQSRAAAAAPPLTDPITLTVEEKINVSLKRDGGMSNFDVQGTLSLQILNQEDGLIQVQIETGGNPGILFKTHPNMNKELFTHENILGLKDPNRPFPTGQAGDAAGVGLLKWRMQSADESMVPLTINCWPSVSGNETYVSIEYEASTMFDLRNVVISVPLPALREAPSVRQIDGEWRYDSRNSVLEWTILLIDNSNRSGSMEFVVPPADSSSFFPISVRFSATSTYSDLKVVNIIPLRGGAPPKFSQRTVLITENYQVV